A single window of Gammaproteobacteria bacterium DNA harbors:
- the tkt gene encoding transketolase, whose translation MPRRRHLANAIRALAMDSVQKANSGHPGMPMGMADIAEVLWNDFLKHNPANPNWINRDRFILSNGHGAMLHYALLHLTGYDLSIEDLQQFRQLHSRTPGHPEFGLTPGVETTTGPLGQGLANAVGMAIAEKKLASDFNRADFSIINHFTYVFVGDGCLMEGISHEACSLAGVLGLGKLIAFYDDNGISIDGEVANWYKDDTPARFNAYGWHVIPHVDGHDAESIRQAILEAQAVEDKPTLICCRTVIAYGAPTLAGTSEAHGAPLGEEEIRSTRKALGWEFPPFSIPGDIYEGWNAKDKGRETEQLWQAQFDAYLASYPELAKEFVRRIEGKMPDNWQEESTKFISQLNDKHQEMATRKASKLCLDAFGPLLPEMMGGSADLTGSNLTLWDGSHTFSNETPSGNYIYYGVREFGMFAIMNGIALHKGLLPYGGTFLTFVDYGKNAVRLSALMKAHVVYVLTHDSVGLGEDGPTHQPIEHISMLRLIPNLYVWRPGDAVETAVAWKYAIENKVPSCLLLSRQNIAPQSHANNLNEIARGGYILTSTDRAPDLILIATGSEVSLAVEAADKLQQDGIAVRVVSMPCLEVFEEQPNDYREHVLPSESTCRIVIEAGSTAPWYKYVGLTGKVIGIDRFGESAPYKDVFKTLGFTTENVVTTAKTLLNK comes from the coding sequence ATGCCACGCCGCCGACACCTTGCTAATGCTATTCGTGCTCTTGCTATGGATTCAGTACAGAAAGCAAACTCTGGACATCCGGGAATGCCCATGGGAATGGCAGATATTGCAGAAGTCCTCTGGAATGATTTTTTGAAGCATAATCCTGCTAATCCAAATTGGATTAATAGAGATAGATTTATCCTCTCAAATGGCCATGGTGCCATGCTTCATTACGCCTTATTACATTTAACCGGTTATGATTTAAGCATTGAAGATTTGCAACAATTTCGCCAATTACATTCGCGTACGCCTGGACATCCCGAATTTGGTCTTACCCCGGGTGTCGAAACAACGACTGGGCCGCTTGGGCAAGGATTGGCCAATGCAGTAGGAATGGCTATTGCAGAAAAAAAATTAGCGAGCGATTTTAATAGAGCTGATTTTTCTATCATCAATCATTTTACCTATGTGTTTGTAGGAGACGGTTGTTTGATGGAAGGGATTTCCCATGAAGCCTGTTCTTTGGCAGGTGTTTTAGGCCTAGGCAAATTAATTGCCTTCTATGATGACAATGGCATATCAATTGATGGTGAAGTGGCTAATTGGTATAAAGACGACACCCCTGCCCGATTCAACGCATACGGATGGCACGTCATTCCGCATGTGGATGGTCATGATGCTGAATCAATACGCCAAGCTATTTTAGAAGCTCAAGCGGTAGAAGATAAACCGACCTTAATTTGTTGCCGCACGGTTATTGCCTACGGAGCTCCTACCCTAGCAGGAACGTCAGAAGCACACGGGGCTCCTTTAGGAGAAGAGGAAATAAGGTCTACAAGAAAGGCACTGGGTTGGGAGTTTCCTCCCTTTAGCATTCCCGGTGATATTTATGAAGGATGGAATGCCAAGGATAAAGGCAGGGAAACCGAACAGTTGTGGCAAGCGCAATTTGATGCTTATTTGGCATCATACCCTGAGCTGGCGAAAGAGTTTGTAAGACGTATCGAAGGTAAAATGCCTGACAATTGGCAGGAAGAAAGCACTAAATTTATTAGCCAGCTTAATGACAAACATCAAGAAATGGCCACACGAAAAGCCTCAAAATTATGTCTCGATGCATTCGGACCGCTTTTACCCGAAATGATGGGGGGATCAGCGGATCTTACGGGATCAAATTTAACATTGTGGGATGGCTCTCACACGTTCAGTAATGAAACTCCTAGTGGCAATTATATTTATTACGGCGTCAGAGAATTCGGAATGTTCGCCATTATGAATGGGATAGCTCTGCATAAAGGGTTACTGCCTTATGGCGGCACTTTTTTAACCTTCGTGGATTACGGCAAAAACGCGGTGCGTTTAAGCGCCCTCATGAAGGCCCATGTGGTTTATGTTTTAACGCATGATTCTGTTGGACTCGGAGAAGATGGGCCCACTCATCAACCGATCGAGCATATAAGCATGCTTCGTCTAATTCCCAATCTTTACGTTTGGCGACCTGGAGATGCTGTGGAAACGGCCGTTGCCTGGAAATATGCAATAGAAAACAAAGTGCCGTCTTGTCTTCTCTTGTCACGGCAAAATATTGCTCCTCAATCACATGCTAATAATCTCAATGAGATAGCTAGGGGGGGGTATATATTAACGAGCACTGATCGCGCCCCTGATTTAATTTTAATCGCCACTGGCTCCGAAGTATCGCTCGCAGTAGAAGCAGCCGATAAGTTGCAGCAGGATGGTATAGCAGTGCGTGTTGTCTCTATGCCCTGTTTAGAGGTCTTTGAAGAGCAGCCCAATGATTATCGTGAACATGTTTTACCGAGTGAAAGCACGTGTCGTATCGTGATTGAGGCAGGGTCAACCGCTCCTTGGTACAAGTATGTAGGCTTGACCGGCAAGGTGATTGGTATTGATCGTTTTGGCGAATCTGCTCCCTATAAAGATGTCTTTAAAACACTTGGTTTTACGACTGAAAATGTAGTTACAACTGCAAAAACCTTATTAAACAAATAA
- the gap gene encoding type I glyceraldehyde-3-phosphate dehydrogenase: MTIKLGINGYGRIGKNILRALYESKNHQDMKIVAINDLGDVNTNVHLTRYDTVHGKFQGDVSVDNNEMVVNGDRIRVFAERDPAKLPWGELGVDIVLECTGFFDSRQKAEAHLRGGAKKVIISAPAGKDVDATIVYGVNQHTLKSSFTIISNASCTTNCLAPLVKPLDEKIGIVNGLMTTIHAYTNDQKLIDVYHEDLRRARSATQSMIPTKTGAAAAVGLVLPELAGKLDGFAIRVPTINVSIVDLTFEAKRETSVDEVNQILKSASEGELKGVLSYNADPLVSIDFNHNPASSIFDSTLTKVIGKTVKVLSWYDNEWGFSNRMLDTAAAWMKAK, from the coding sequence ATGACGATAAAGTTAGGAATCAATGGCTATGGGCGTATAGGAAAAAATATTCTTCGCGCTTTATATGAATCAAAAAACCATCAAGATATGAAGATTGTAGCCATTAATGATTTGGGGGATGTTAATACCAATGTTCATCTCACTCGTTACGACACTGTACATGGAAAATTCCAAGGTGATGTGTCTGTAGACAATAACGAGATGGTGGTGAACGGCGATAGAATTCGCGTATTTGCTGAAAGGGATCCTGCAAAGCTTCCTTGGGGTGAGCTAGGGGTTGATATTGTTTTAGAATGCACCGGGTTTTTTGATTCTCGTCAAAAAGCAGAAGCGCATTTAAGAGGGGGCGCTAAGAAGGTTATTATTTCGGCTCCGGCAGGAAAAGACGTTGATGCCACCATCGTATATGGTGTCAATCAGCATACATTAAAGTCCAGCTTCACAATCATTTCCAATGCTTCTTGCACCACAAATTGCCTGGCACCATTGGTAAAACCTTTGGACGAAAAGATTGGCATCGTAAATGGATTGATGACAACTATCCATGCTTATACTAATGACCAAAAATTGATTGATGTTTATCATGAAGATCTGCGTCGCGCTCGCTCAGCTACTCAGTCAATGATTCCAACAAAAACCGGTGCAGCGGCGGCCGTAGGACTAGTCTTGCCTGAACTAGCAGGTAAATTAGATGGGTTCGCTATACGCGTCCCCACCATTAATGTATCTATTGTGGATTTAACATTCGAAGCTAAACGCGAAACGAGTGTCGATGAAGTTAATCAAATTCTTAAGTCCGCCTCTGAAGGCGAACTCAAAGGAGTGCTTAGTTATAACGCAGACCCCCTTGTTTCTATCGATTTTAATCATAACCCCGCGTCCTCTATCTTTGATTCCACTTTAACCAAGGTGATAGGCAAAACGGTTAAAGTTCTTTCTTGGTACGATAATGAATGGGGCTTCTCTAATAGAATGTTAGATACCGCTGCAGCTTGGATGAAGGCGAAATAA
- a CDS encoding phosphoglycerate kinase — protein sequence MSPLKMADLDLNNKQLLIRVDLNVPIENGKITSTTRIEAILPTIQMACQQNAKVILMSHLGRPKEGYYDADFSLAPVATYLSERLGQPVKLIDKLDTIALQPGQVVLLENIRFMQGEKENSALLGKKLGDLCDIFVMDAFATAHRKEASTYSVAEHAPVACAGPLLVSEMDALQQILKQPAKPLVAIVGGSKVSTKLSILKNILKDVDVLIVGGGIANTFLAAKGYNVGKSLYEPDLIPQAIEMLNFAEQNNKTIALPEDVVVAKDFSSEAKAVILDIDQITDEFILDIGPRTIKRLLPIIQNAKTLLWNGPVGLFEWEQFSGGTEALAKAIANSQAYTVAGGGDTLAAIEKYHVKDSISYISTGGGAFLEVLEGKKLPAIAILERRNEKNDITIH from the coding sequence ATGTCCCCATTGAAAATGGCTGATCTTGATTTGAACAATAAACAACTTCTCATCAGAGTTGATCTCAATGTTCCCATTGAAAACGGAAAAATTACCAGCACCACACGTATTGAAGCCATATTGCCTACAATACAAATGGCGTGCCAACAAAATGCCAAAGTAATATTAATGTCGCATCTGGGACGGCCTAAAGAAGGATATTATGACGCTGATTTTTCTCTGGCGCCGGTGGCAACTTATTTAAGTGAACGACTAGGTCAGCCTGTAAAATTAATCGATAAACTCGATACCATCGCCTTACAGCCCGGACAGGTGGTGTTGCTTGAAAACATACGTTTTATGCAAGGAGAAAAAGAAAATAGCGCCCTCCTTGGAAAAAAATTAGGCGATCTTTGCGATATTTTTGTAATGGATGCTTTCGCAACAGCGCATAGAAAAGAAGCCTCCACTTATAGTGTGGCTGAGCACGCCCCTGTCGCCTGTGCGGGCCCCTTACTGGTGTCTGAGATGGATGCACTGCAACAAATTTTGAAACAACCTGCCAAACCTTTAGTGGCTATTGTCGGCGGGTCAAAAGTATCTACAAAGTTAAGTATCCTCAAAAATATTTTAAAGGATGTCGATGTCTTAATTGTCGGCGGTGGCATTGCTAATACTTTTTTAGCTGCGAAAGGATATAATGTGGGTAAATCTTTGTATGAGCCTGATCTTATCCCCCAAGCGATTGAAATGTTAAATTTTGCTGAGCAGAATAATAAAACAATTGCATTGCCCGAAGATGTTGTGGTGGCTAAAGACTTTTCGTCGGAAGCCAAAGCCGTTATCTTAGACATAGATCAGATTACGGATGAGTTTATTCTAGATATTGGGCCTCGCACTATAAAACGATTATTGCCTATTATTCAGAATGCCAAAACGCTCCTTTGGAATGGACCCGTAGGACTCTTTGAATGGGAGCAATTTAGCGGTGGCACTGAAGCGTTAGCAAAAGCAATTGCAAATAGCCAAGCTTATACCGTAGCGGGAGGCGGGGACACGCTCGCTGCGATCGAAAAATACCACGTTAAGGATAGTATCTCGTATATTTCAACAGGAGGCGGAGCCTTCTTGGAAGTTTTAGAAGGGAAAAAGTTACCGGCAATCGCCATTTTAGAACGTCGTAATGAAAAAAACGATATAACTATTCATTAA
- the pyk gene encoding pyruvate kinase: MRRTKIVATLGPSSDNVDILCQMLQQGVDVVRVNFSHGEAGEQEGRVNRVREVAKKVGKEVAILADLQGPKIRIAKFRNRQVTLIRGDSFILDAAMASGEGDEKAVGIDYKELPNDVFAGDTLLLDDGRIVLHVEQVSSPQIQCRVEVGGLLSNNKGINRRGGGLSAKALTEKDKKDIKTACSLEVDYIAVSFPRTAEDIKEARNLIHEAGGNACIIAKIERQEAVNAIDEIILASDGVMVARGDLAVEIGEAAVPGVQKHIIHRARTLDRPVITATQMMESMIHSSVPTRAEVSDVANAILDGTDAVMLSAETAVGSYPVEVIEAVSRICVGAEKHPRTLVSKHRVESHFGRIDEAIAMATMYAANHMNIKAIVALTESGATPLWMSRIRSGIPIFGLSRHLRTLRKMTLFRGVYPIHFDATQIHRPEINKRAVEELLQKGLVSKGDLVIVTKGSAMGVHGGTNSMKIVEVGKK; this comes from the coding sequence ATGCGACGCACCAAAATTGTGGCCACACTAGGCCCTTCTTCCGATAATGTAGATATTCTCTGTCAGATGTTGCAACAAGGCGTCGACGTGGTACGCGTAAATTTTTCACACGGTGAGGCAGGGGAACAAGAGGGCCGGGTTAATCGGGTGAGAGAAGTTGCCAAAAAAGTGGGCAAAGAAGTCGCTATCCTTGCCGACCTCCAAGGTCCCAAAATTCGTATTGCGAAATTTAGAAATCGCCAAGTTACCTTAATTCGTGGTGACAGTTTCATTTTAGATGCGGCAATGGCCTCCGGAGAGGGTGATGAAAAAGCGGTTGGGATAGATTATAAAGAATTACCCAATGACGTTTTTGCAGGTGATACCTTATTATTAGATGATGGACGTATCGTGTTGCATGTTGAACAAGTCAGCTCCCCCCAAATCCAATGTCGAGTTGAAGTAGGCGGCTTATTGTCGAACAATAAAGGTATCAACCGTAGAGGTGGTGGCTTATCTGCAAAGGCATTAACAGAAAAAGATAAAAAAGACATTAAAACCGCTTGTAGCTTAGAAGTGGACTATATTGCGGTCTCCTTTCCCCGTACTGCAGAAGATATCAAAGAAGCCCGCAATCTCATTCATGAAGCAGGGGGCAATGCCTGCATTATTGCCAAAATTGAACGTCAAGAAGCGGTCAATGCTATCGACGAAATTATCCTCGCGTCTGACGGAGTGATGGTGGCGCGAGGCGATCTTGCTGTTGAAATTGGTGAGGCAGCAGTGCCTGGCGTCCAAAAACATATCATTCATCGGGCGCGCACGTTAGACCGACCTGTTATAACGGCGACACAGATGATGGAGTCGATGATTCACAGCAGTGTCCCTACACGTGCGGAGGTTTCCGATGTAGCGAATGCGATATTGGATGGCACAGATGCCGTTATGTTATCTGCTGAGACAGCAGTGGGATCCTATCCGGTAGAAGTAATTGAGGCAGTATCTCGCATTTGTGTGGGCGCTGAAAAACACCCTAGAACGTTAGTCTCTAAACATCGTGTGGAAAGTCATTTTGGTCGCATTGATGAAGCCATTGCTATGGCAACTATGTATGCTGCTAACCACATGAATATCAAAGCAATAGTGGCATTAACTGAATCCGGTGCCACCCCTTTATGGATGTCGCGTATTCGCTCCGGGATACCTATTTTTGGATTGAGTAGACATCTGCGCACTCTTCGTAAAATGACCTTATTTCGAGGAGTTTATCCTATTCATTTCGATGCTACCCAAATTCACCGCCCTGAAATAAATAAACGCGCCGTAGAAGAGTTACTACAAAAAGGCCTAGTAAGTAAGGGCGACCTTGTTATTGTCACTAAGGGGTCTGCGATGGGGGTGCATGGGGGCACCAATTCAATGAAGATCGTTGAGGTGGGTAAGAAATGA
- a CDS encoding HlyD family efflux transporter periplasmic adaptor subunit, protein MKVIFFTMLLFLLGSCSDYEGQPLQGYVEGEYTLMASTVSGKLFKLHVERGQSVKADQRLFDLDPEPESSAFKKAKSNLDAEKSKLRDYMSGERSTVLGGIIAQREQAQADLELAKSNFSRTEQLYQKAVVSKSDYDDALAKLKSTQQKVTQFEENLKEAELGERQYRILEQAEQVRAAEATLQEAKWRLEQKTITAPEASLVFDTLFNEGEQVAANQAVVSLLAPRYIRLIFYVPEPIRSKLALNARVEFDCDGCNQRFTAYINYISPEAEYTPPVIFSRESRIKLVYRVQAKLPLGVAAKVTPGQPVDVYIPLQTHKRKYFFGINLWQLMKK, encoded by the coding sequence TTGAAAGTTATCTTTTTTACGATGTTACTTTTCCTGCTAGGAAGTTGCTCGGACTATGAAGGTCAGCCTTTACAAGGCTATGTAGAGGGTGAATATACCTTGATGGCATCGACTGTTTCAGGAAAGTTATTCAAATTACATGTAGAACGGGGGCAATCTGTTAAGGCAGATCAACGGTTGTTTGATTTAGATCCTGAACCTGAATCCTCCGCATTTAAAAAAGCAAAATCCAATCTTGATGCAGAAAAATCTAAGCTAAGAGACTACATGTCGGGCGAGCGCTCCACCGTATTGGGGGGCATTATTGCGCAACGGGAGCAAGCACAAGCTGATCTTGAGTTAGCTAAAAGCAATTTCAGTCGTACTGAACAGCTCTACCAGAAAGCAGTAGTTAGCAAATCTGACTATGATGATGCACTGGCAAAACTTAAATCCACCCAACAAAAAGTGACACAGTTTGAAGAGAATCTTAAAGAAGCAGAGTTGGGAGAACGACAATATCGAATATTAGAGCAAGCTGAACAAGTACGGGCTGCAGAGGCTACGTTACAAGAAGCAAAATGGCGACTAGAACAAAAAACAATTACAGCCCCGGAAGCAAGCCTTGTATTTGACACGTTATTTAATGAGGGAGAACAAGTTGCTGCGAACCAGGCAGTTGTTTCATTATTGGCACCTCGTTACATCCGTTTAATATTTTATGTCCCAGAGCCTATTCGCTCCAAACTTGCGCTCAATGCACGGGTCGAGTTCGATTGTGATGGGTGTAACCAAAGATTTACGGCTTATATTAATTATATTTCGCCTGAAGCAGAGTACACCCCCCCTGTTATTTTTAGCCGCGAAAGCAGAATTAAATTAGTGTACCGTGTTCAAGCAAAGTTGCCCCTTGGGGTAGCGGCCAAAGTGACTCCTGGTCAGCCAGTGGATGTTTACATTCCCCTGCAGACACATAAAAGAAAATATTTTTTCGGAATTAATTTATGGCAACTCATGAAAAAATAA
- a CDS encoding ABC transporter ATP-binding protein — MATHEKIIDVQGLKKNFQGKTAVNDVSLQVNKGEIFGFLGPNGSGKTTTIRMLCGLLIPDGGSGTCLGYDIITEAHKIKQQVGYMAQKFSLYDDLTIYENLEFIANIYGMKDVKERVKEAIDELGLAERQNQLAGQLSGGWKQRLALTAALLHNPKLLLLDEPTAGVDPKARRDFWDQVHYLATKGITTLVSTHYMDEAERCNRLTYIMKGNVLVRGTANEIIQKSKIITWQVTGENLPSLAQHIQKESGIEQVISYGQSLHVSSRSEAALVNVAEKYSKDNLWQPMPTSLEDVFINLVSNETITFPLGPEVET; from the coding sequence ATGGCAACTCATGAAAAAATAATTGATGTGCAAGGCCTGAAAAAAAATTTTCAGGGGAAGACTGCGGTGAATGACGTTTCATTACAAGTTAATAAAGGCGAGATTTTTGGATTTCTGGGGCCTAATGGTAGCGGTAAAACTACCACCATTCGAATGTTATGTGGTTTATTAATCCCGGATGGAGGCAGTGGCACTTGTCTGGGGTATGACATCATTACTGAAGCACATAAAATCAAACAGCAAGTCGGCTATATGGCTCAAAAATTTAGCCTGTATGATGATTTAACCATTTATGAAAATTTAGAATTTATCGCCAACATTTATGGTATGAAGGATGTTAAAGAGCGGGTAAAGGAGGCGATAGATGAATTAGGTTTAGCTGAAAGACAAAACCAGTTGGCTGGGCAGTTGTCTGGCGGTTGGAAACAACGTTTAGCCTTAACCGCGGCATTATTACATAATCCAAAACTGTTGCTGCTCGATGAACCCACCGCAGGTGTTGATCCCAAAGCGCGACGGGATTTTTGGGATCAAGTGCATTATCTGGCAACAAAAGGAATAACCACCTTAGTTAGCACGCATTATATGGATGAAGCTGAGCGATGTAATCGTCTCACCTATATTATGAAAGGAAATGTGTTGGTAAGAGGCACAGCGAATGAAATTATCCAAAAATCAAAGATTATAACGTGGCAAGTTACCGGTGAAAATTTACCTTCCTTAGCCCAACACATACAAAAAGAAAGTGGTATTGAGCAAGTCATTTCATATGGTCAGTCACTGCATGTTTCAAGTAGATCTGAAGCTGCATTAGTAAACGTCGCCGAAAAATATTCTAAAGATAATCTATGGCAACCCATGCCCACAAGTCTCGAAGATGTCTTCATAAATTTGGTGAGTAATGAAACAATAACTTTTCCGCTGGGGCCCGAAGTGGAAACGTGA
- a CDS encoding ABC transporter permease has translation MKFSSRRLLAIIRKEFIQMKRDRLTFAMLIGVPIMQLILFGFAINTNPKNLPTAVLSNDNSIYTRAFLAGLKNTEYFRIVKEAKNEQEARDLLAKGDALFVINIPSDFTRRFLRGERPNILVEMDATDPVATGSASAAVNVLTQSVYNSVLRGSLANLQNQPGPAGVIIHAKYNPENITQYNIVPGLLGVVLTMTMVLITSLAITRERERGTMENLLATPVQPLEVMLGKITPYIMVGYIQITLILAASYFLFKVPIEGSIALLYLSALPFIAANLSIGLTFSSLARNQLQAMQMAFFFFLPSILLSGFIFPFTGMPTWAQWVGSALPLTYFVRVVRGIILKGNGISEIWPNVWPIILFTIVVLFWGVKRYHRTLD, from the coding sequence ATGAAATTTTCGTCACGTCGGCTTTTGGCCATAATAAGAAAAGAATTTATCCAGATGAAAAGGGATCGGCTTACCTTCGCCATGCTGATCGGCGTCCCAATTATGCAACTCATTTTGTTTGGGTTTGCGATCAACACTAATCCTAAAAACCTGCCAACAGCAGTGCTCTCAAACGACAACAGTATTTATACTCGCGCATTCTTGGCAGGTTTAAAAAATACTGAATATTTTCGTATTGTAAAAGAAGCAAAAAATGAACAAGAAGCCCGAGATTTGCTCGCTAAAGGGGATGCACTCTTTGTGATCAATATTCCGAGTGATTTTACTCGACGTTTCCTAAGAGGCGAGCGTCCCAATATTTTAGTAGAGATGGACGCAACTGACCCTGTCGCAACGGGAAGCGCGAGTGCTGCTGTGAATGTATTAACTCAATCTGTCTATAACAGCGTTTTGCGGGGAAGCTTGGCGAATTTGCAAAATCAACCGGGGCCTGCAGGCGTGATCATTCATGCAAAATATAATCCGGAGAATATCACTCAATATAATATTGTCCCCGGATTATTAGGCGTGGTGTTGACTATGACCATGGTGCTTATTACCAGTCTTGCCATCACTCGCGAAAGAGAGCGTGGTACGATGGAAAATCTATTAGCCACACCTGTCCAGCCACTTGAAGTGATGTTAGGCAAAATAACGCCTTACATTATGGTGGGATATATCCAAATTACCTTAATTTTGGCAGCCTCATATTTTTTATTCAAGGTGCCAATTGAAGGCAGTATAGCGTTATTATATTTATCTGCTTTACCTTTTATTGCTGCAAATCTTTCCATAGGTTTAACCTTTTCCAGTCTTGCTAGAAATCAACTTCAAGCTATGCAGATGGCCTTTTTCTTTTTCCTGCCTTCTATTTTATTGTCTGGCTTCATCTTCCCTTTCACCGGCATGCCTACTTGGGCGCAGTGGGTGGGAAGTGCATTACCGCTGACCTATTTTGTTCGAGTGGTGCGCGGTATTATTCTAAAAGGTAATGGTATATCTGAAATCTGGCCGAATGTGTGGCCAATTATATTATTCACTATCGTTGTGCTTTTTTGGGGTGTTAAACGTTATCACAGGACACTTGATTAG
- a CDS encoding YihA family ribosome biogenesis GTP-binding protein, with amino-acid sequence MKRPHYNNATFLLSSPTLAELPPDEGTEVAFIGRSNAGKSSALNTITGLKALARTSKTPGRTQMINLFKLDDHRRLVDLPGYGYAKVPLGVKQRWQRTINDYLQTRQCLKGLVLIMDVRHPLKENDKHCIAWAALSNLPIHILLTKADKLSRGAAINTLIEVRKALETTNGVTVQLFSSLNKTGLEEALMQLDSWFEAKVID; translated from the coding sequence ATGAAAAGACCACATTACAATAACGCTACATTCTTGCTTAGTTCTCCAACCCTTGCAGAACTCCCTCCTGATGAGGGCACAGAAGTGGCTTTCATCGGTCGATCAAATGCAGGTAAATCAAGTGCATTGAATACTATTACTGGCCTTAAAGCATTGGCTAGGACCAGTAAAACACCGGGTCGAACTCAGATGATTAATTTATTTAAATTAGATGATCATCGGCGTCTTGTTGATTTGCCAGGCTATGGTTATGCAAAAGTACCTTTAGGTGTTAAGCAACGGTGGCAAAGAACGATTAATGATTATCTGCAAACCCGACAATGTCTCAAAGGACTCGTTCTCATTATGGATGTTCGCCATCCTCTGAAAGAGAATGATAAACACTGTATCGCTTGGGCTGCGCTATCGAATCTACCGATTCATATTCTTTTGACTAAAGCCGACAAACTTAGTCGAGGCGCAGCTATTAATACGCTTATTGAGGTACGTAAGGCTTTAGAGACGACGAACGGCGTCACGGTGCAACTCTTTTCTTCCTTGAATAAAACAGGTTTAGAAGAGGCGCTCATGCAACTAGACAGTTGGTTTGAGGCAAAAGTTATAGATTAA